In a single window of the Rhizobiaceae bacterium genome:
- a CDS encoding alpha/beta fold hydrolase, whose amino-acid sequence MSELHAETLPGSGTPVVLLHGFGSTSAAWGPVIEALDSHAVLAYDLPGHGRSLAYPNAGSPGIAAKAIIADLAERGTGAAHFAGHSMGGAIATLVALMAPERVASLTLIAPGGYGPQINAPLLRDYGAAVEKDEITRRFLEMCGPEAEMPAGLAERMERDRGVAGQREMLEKIAALITRDGRQGVLPPADVAALAMPVAVIWGTEDRVLPYAQMATMPPDWTKITLEGAGHMLLEEAPGEVAKLIARMSV is encoded by the coding sequence ATGAGCGAACTCCACGCCGAGACGCTGCCGGGCAGCGGGACGCCTGTCGTCCTGCTGCACGGCTTCGGCTCGACATCCGCCGCCTGGGGGCCGGTGATCGAGGCGCTGGACAGCCACGCCGTGCTGGCCTACGACCTGCCGGGGCATGGCCGCTCGCTCGCCTACCCCAATGCCGGTTCGCCCGGCATTGCCGCGAAGGCGATCATCGCCGACCTTGCAGAACGCGGAACAGGCGCGGCACATTTTGCCGGGCATTCAATGGGCGGGGCCATAGCGACGCTGGTGGCGCTCATGGCACCCGAACGCGTGGCGAGCCTCACGCTGATCGCGCCCGGTGGCTATGGACCGCAGATCAATGCGCCACTGCTGCGCGACTATGGCGCGGCGGTGGAGAAGGACGAGATTACCCGCCGCTTCCTCGAAATGTGCGGGCCGGAGGCGGAAATGCCTGCCGGGCTGGCCGAGCGAATGGAGCGGGACCGTGGCGTCGCGGGCCAGCGCGAAATGCTGGAGAAGATCGCGGCGCTGATTACGCGCGACGGACGGCAGGGCGTGCTCCCGCCTGCCGATGTTGCGGCGCTTGCCATGCCGGTCGCGGTGATCTGGGGCACGGAGGATCGCGTGCTTCCATACGCCCAGATGGCCACTATGCCGCCCGACTGGACGAAGATCACGCTTGAAGGCGCGGGTCATATGCTGCTTGAGGAAGCGCCCGGCGAAGTCGCGAAGCTGATCGCACGCATGTCGGTATAA
- a CDS encoding NUDIX domain-containing protein translates to MADEEARFRQTGWPRLRARLFHTYFLLRRPMTLGVRGLVLDRDAGSVFLIRHTYVPGWQLPGGGVERQETFQQSLERELAEEGNIELTAPPVLASLHFNRQSSPRDHIAVFLVEAFRQTGPKRPDKEIAEAGFFPLDALPADTTPATRRRLGEIVGGHPASPFW, encoded by the coding sequence ATGGCGGATGAAGAAGCACGTTTCCGTCAAACGGGCTGGCCACGGCTGCGCGCCCGGCTGTTCCACACATATTTCCTGTTGCGGCGGCCCATGACCCTGGGGGTGCGCGGACTGGTCCTCGACCGCGATGCGGGCTCGGTGTTCCTGATCCGGCACACCTATGTGCCCGGCTGGCAATTGCCGGGCGGCGGGGTTGAGCGCCAGGAGACGTTCCAGCAGTCGCTGGAGCGCGAACTTGCCGAGGAAGGCAATATCGAGCTGACGGCGCCGCCGGTGCTGGCGAGCCTGCATTTCAACCGGCAGTCCAGCCCGCGCGACCATATCGCGGTCTTTCTGGTCGAAGCGTTCCGGCAGACCGGGCCGAAGCGGCCCGACAAGGAAATCGCAGAAGCTGGCTTCTTTCCGCTCGACGCCCTTCCCGCCGACACCACGCCCGCGACCCGACGCAGGCTCGGCGAGATTGTCGGCGGCCATCCCGCATCGCCATTCTGGTAG
- a CDS encoding anthranilate synthase — protein sequence MTLEVLDNGAERFITEGGVTITRQRRSTVYDGAIERYVDGLNSRRGAVFSSNYEYPGRYTRWDTAIIDPPLVVTARGRVMHVEALNPRGRALLAIVCKALSGLTHVKVARKGNDVIRLDIAEPGRVYTEEERSRAPSVFTVLRAITSLFKTHDDSNLGLYGAFGYDLAFQFDPVDLHLERSEDQRDLVLFLPDEILVVDHYTASAWIDSYDFAFAGDTTEGLPRESVEQPFRTSDRIPPRGDHEPGEYAALVREAMESFKRGDLFEVVPGQMFYERCETQPSEISRKLKSINPSPYSFFINLGDGEYLIGASPEMFVRVNGRRVETCPISGTIKRGSDAISDSEQILKLLNSKKDESELTMCSDVDRNDKSRVCEPGSVRVIGRRQIEMYSRLIHTVDHIEGRLREGMDAFDAFLSHAWAVTVTGAPKLWAMRFIEKHEKSPRAWYGGAIGMVNFNGDMNTGLTLRTIRIKDGIAEVRAGATLLFDSNPEEEEAETELKASAMLSAIRDAKTANAAGTERQTARVGEGVNILLVDHEDSFVHTLANYFRQTGANVSTVRTPVPNEIFDRLHPDLVVLSPGPGSPKDFDCAATIKNARKRDLPIFGVCLGLQALAEAYGGELRHLHVPMHGKPSRIRVSKPGVIFSGLPKEVTVGRYHSIFADPVRLPDDFLVTAETEDGVIMAFEHRKEPIAAVQFHPESIMTLGQNAGMRMIENIVAHLPRKAKEKAA from the coding sequence ATGACATTGGAAGTTCTGGACAATGGAGCCGAGCGCTTCATCACCGAAGGCGGCGTGACGATCACGCGCCAACGGCGCTCGACCGTTTATGACGGCGCAATCGAGCGCTATGTGGATGGGCTGAACAGCCGACGCGGGGCGGTTTTCTCCTCGAATTACGAATATCCCGGCCGCTACACGCGCTGGGACACCGCGATCATCGACCCGCCGCTTGTCGTAACCGCACGCGGCCGCGTCATGCATGTCGAGGCGCTGAACCCGCGCGGACGCGCGCTACTGGCCATCGTATGCAAGGCGCTGTCCGGGCTGACGCATGTGAAGGTCGCGCGCAAGGGCAACGATGTCATCCGGCTGGACATTGCAGAACCGGGACGCGTCTATACCGAGGAGGAGCGCTCGCGCGCTCCGTCGGTCTTCACGGTGCTCAGGGCAATCACCTCGCTGTTCAAAACGCACGACGATTCCAATCTCGGCCTGTACGGCGCGTTCGGCTACGACCTCGCATTTCAGTTCGACCCCGTGGACCTGCATCTCGAACGCAGCGAGGATCAGCGCGACCTGGTGCTTTTCCTACCCGACGAAATCCTTGTGGTTGACCACTACACCGCCTCGGCCTGGATCGATTCCTATGATTTCGCCTTTGCCGGGGACACGACCGAGGGATTGCCGCGCGAAAGCGTGGAACAGCCGTTCAGGACCTCGGACCGCATTCCGCCGCGCGGCGACCACGAACCCGGCGAATATGCCGCGCTCGTGCGCGAGGCGATGGAAAGCTTCAAGCGGGGCGACCTGTTCGAGGTGGTTCCGGGCCAGATGTTTTACGAACGCTGCGAAACGCAGCCTTCCGAGATTTCGCGCAAGCTCAAATCGATCAACCCTTCGCCCTATTCCTTCTTCATCAATCTGGGAGACGGCGAGTACCTGATCGGCGCTTCGCCCGAAATGTTCGTGCGGGTCAACGGCAGGCGCGTCGAGACGTGCCCGATTTCCGGCACGATCAAGCGCGGCAGCGACGCCATTTCGGATTCCGAGCAGATCCTCAAGCTGCTGAATTCCAAGAAGGACGAGTCAGAACTGACCATGTGCTCGGACGTCGACCGCAACGACAAGAGTCGCGTGTGCGAGCCCGGATCGGTGCGGGTGATCGGCCGCCGGCAGATCGAGATGTATTCGCGGCTGATCCATACCGTCGATCACATCGAGGGACGGCTGCGCGAAGGCATGGACGCATTCGACGCCTTCCTGTCGCACGCCTGGGCGGTGACGGTGACGGGCGCGCCGAAACTGTGGGCGATGCGTTTCATCGAAAAGCACGAAAAGAGCCCGCGCGCCTGGTATGGCGGGGCGATCGGCATGGTCAACTTCAACGGCGACATGAACACCGGTCTGACGCTGCGAACGATCCGCATCAAGGACGGGATCGCGGAGGTGCGCGCCGGGGCCACCCTCCTGTTCGATTCCAATCCCGAGGAAGAAGAAGCCGAAACCGAACTGAAAGCCTCTGCCATGCTCTCTGCAATCCGCGATGCCAAGACCGCGAATGCCGCCGGCACGGAGCGCCAGACCGCCCGTGTCGGCGAAGGCGTCAATATCCTGCTGGTAGACCACGAGGATTCCTTCGTTCACACGCTTGCGAACTACTTCCGCCAGACCGGCGCAAACGTCTCGACCGTGCGCACGCCTGTCCCCAATGAAATCTTCGACCGGCTGCACCCCGATCTGGTGGTGCTGTCGCCGGGACCGGGTTCGCCGAAGGATTTCGACTGCGCGGCGACGATCAAGAACGCGCGCAAGCGGGACCTGCCGATTTTCGGCGTCTGCCTCGGGCTGCAAGCGCTAGCCGAAGCCTATGGGGGCGAATTGCGCCACCTGCATGTGCCGATGCACGGCAAGCCGTCGCGCATCCGGGTTTCCAAGCCGGGCGTCATCTTCTCCGGTCTGCCGAAAGAAGTGACCGTCGGCCGCTATCATTCCATCTTCGCCGATCCGGTGCGACTGCCGGACGATTTCCTCGTGACCGCGGAAACGGAAGACGGAGTGATCATGGCGTTTGAGCACAGGAAAGAACCGATTGCAGCGGTGCAATTCCATCCCGAATCGATCATGACGCTCGGGCAGAATGCGGGCATGCGGATGATCGAGAACATCGTGGCGCACCTGCCGCGCAAGGCAAAGGAAAAGGCTGCCTGA
- a CDS encoding metallophosphoesterase gives MFRLAHISDVHLGPLPDISYRELASKRMVGYVNWRRNRRHSMHDGIVASIVADIKAHEPDHLAVTGDLVNLALDAELEIARLWLETLGRPHDVSVVPGNHDAYVPGAFGKCCRAWQMWMTGDDQVAPPGRETFPYLRVRDNVALIGLTSARASAPFMASGYFKSGQARRLRAVLDETAKAGLFRIVMIHHPPVRAAVAQHKRLLGIGQFQRVARAHGAELVIHGHSHLPSLFHIEGPSGPIPVVGVAAAGQAPGGSKPAAQWNLFEIGGRPGHWSLKLTRRGLTSISLPPSEMQALDLMHAPIPVIEKATADD, from the coding sequence ATGTTCAGGCTCGCACATATTTCCGACGTTCACCTCGGCCCCCTGCCGGACATATCCTATCGCGAACTCGCTTCCAAGCGCATGGTCGGCTACGTGAACTGGCGCCGCAATCGCCGCCACTCCATGCATGACGGGATCGTCGCGTCCATCGTCGCGGACATCAAGGCGCATGAGCCGGACCACCTTGCCGTGACCGGCGATCTGGTCAACCTCGCGCTGGATGCGGAACTGGAGATTGCGCGCCTGTGGCTGGAAACGCTTGGCCGCCCGCACGATGTCTCGGTCGTGCCGGGCAATCACGACGCCTATGTGCCGGGGGCGTTCGGCAAGTGCTGCCGTGCGTGGCAGATGTGGATGACCGGCGACGATCAGGTCGCGCCGCCCGGTCGCGAGACGTTTCCCTATCTGCGCGTGCGCGACAATGTGGCCTTGATAGGCCTTACCTCGGCCCGCGCTTCGGCGCCTTTCATGGCGTCGGGCTATTTCAAGAGCGGTCAGGCGCGGCGGCTGCGCGCGGTGCTCGACGAGACCGCCAAGGCGGGCCTTTTTCGCATCGTCATGATCCATCATCCTCCGGTTCGGGCTGCTGTCGCGCAGCACAAGCGGCTTCTGGGTATTGGGCAATTCCAGCGCGTTGCGCGCGCGCATGGCGCGGAGCTTGTCATCCATGGCCATTCCCACCTGCCGTCGCTGTTTCACATCGAAGGGCCGTCCGGCCCGATCCCGGTGGTCGGCGTCGCAGCCGCAGGACAGGCGCCGGGTGGTTCAAAGCCCGCCGCACAATGGAACCTCTTTGAGATCGGCGGGCGGCCCGGCCACTGGTCGCTCAAGCTGACCCGGCGCGGCCTGACAAGCATTTCGCTGCCGCCGTCGGAAATGCAGGCGCTCGACCTGATGCACGCCCCGATTCCCGTCATTGAAAAGGCGACGGCGGACGATTGA
- a CDS encoding ATP-grasp domain-containing protein: protein MNFVFFSPHFPNTGSDFCDRLKKAGATVLGIGDAAYEALDPKLRAALSEYYRIADMEDYDLTYRAMGHFIHKWGRIDRFESLNEHWLDLEAGIRTDFNIEGIKLDYVKNIKRKSRMRASFRKSGVDTIAQRKTSERSGALEFIRKVGYPVVVKPDSGAGAAHTYKISNAGELDDFFRIKPPGVTFVMEEFIDGLVVTYDGLVNRDGEIVFAASTKYDGSIMDVVNKNLHMSYVCRPGVPPEIEEAGRKIVKAFALRERFFHIELFETKDHRVVALEVNIRPPGGYMTDAINYSYDIDIYAEWANMVVNNRVSGDFMGRYFTAYASRKNHYRYRHSHEEVLAALNDIVVRHNAIEPVFARAMGDYAYQLRSKDPQALREAVAFIQEV from the coding sequence ATGAATTTCGTGTTCTTCTCGCCGCATTTCCCCAATACGGGGTCCGATTTCTGCGACCGGCTGAAAAAGGCGGGAGCCACCGTGCTCGGCATCGGCGATGCGGCCTACGAAGCGCTCGACCCGAAACTGCGCGCCGCGCTTTCCGAATATTACCGCATCGCGGATATGGAGGACTATGACCTGACCTATCGCGCGATGGGCCATTTCATCCACAAATGGGGCCGCATCGACCGTTTCGAATCGCTGAACGAGCACTGGCTCGACCTGGAAGCCGGTATCCGCACCGACTTCAACATCGAGGGCATCAAGCTCGACTATGTGAAGAACATCAAGCGCAAGAGCCGCATGCGCGCATCCTTCCGCAAGAGCGGGGTGGATACCATCGCCCAGCGCAAGACCTCGGAACGCTCGGGCGCCTTGGAGTTCATCCGCAAGGTCGGCTATCCGGTCGTGGTCAAGCCGGATTCGGGCGCTGGCGCTGCGCACACCTACAAGATCTCGAATGCGGGCGAGCTGGACGATTTTTTCCGCATCAAGCCGCCGGGCGTCACTTTCGTGATGGAGGAATTCATCGACGGGCTGGTCGTGACCTATGACGGGCTGGTGAACCGCGACGGCGAGATCGTGTTCGCCGCCAGCACCAAATATGACGGGTCGATCATGGATGTGGTCAACAAGAACCTGCATATGAGCTATGTGTGCCGCCCCGGCGTTCCACCCGAAATCGAGGAGGCGGGCCGCAAGATTGTCAAGGCTTTCGCCCTCCGGGAGCGGTTCTTCCACATCGAGCTGTTCGAGACGAAGGACCACCGCGTCGTCGCACTCGAAGTGAACATCAGGCCGCCGGGTGGCTACATGACGGATGCCATCAATTACAGCTACGACATCGACATCTATGCCGAATGGGCGAACATGGTCGTCAACAATCGTGTCAGCGGCGATTTCATGGGCAGATATTTCACCGCCTATGCCAGCCGCAAGAACCACTACCGCTATCGCCACAGCCATGAGGAGGTGCTGGCGGCGCTCAACGACATAGTTGTGCGGCACAACGCCATCGAGCCGGTTTTCGCCCGCGCCATGGGCGACTATGCCTATCAGCTTCGGTCGAAGGACCCGCAGGCGCTGCGCGAGGCCGTCGCCTTTATCCAGGAGGTCTGA
- a CDS encoding cation diffusion facilitator family transporter, which translates to MDRKAKVAALAMWSIPVATLVFALKLVAWWLTGSVALYSDAMESIVNVVAAVAAFWAIQVSHKPADNDHQHGHHKAEYFSAVLEGVLIVVAALLILNEVWHVWQNPRGIEQPGPGLGVNALASVLNGIWATILIRAGTTARSPALVADGKHIMTDVITSVGVLVGLLGAIATGWYWLDPALAALVAVNILYQGWHVIGSSLSGLMDKAVEPAEAIHIRDIISANSKGALEVHDLKTRIAGRATFIEFHLVVDSDMTVGESHVICDRIEEALKAEVPSVRVTIHVEPDDEAKLPKGTVAVPFA; encoded by the coding sequence ATGGACCGGAAAGCAAAAGTTGCCGCACTTGCGATGTGGTCTATCCCCGTCGCGACGCTGGTTTTCGCGCTCAAGCTCGTCGCCTGGTGGCTGACGGGCTCGGTCGCGCTCTATTCGGACGCGATGGAATCCATCGTGAACGTGGTGGCGGCTGTTGCTGCGTTCTGGGCGATTCAGGTCAGCCACAAGCCCGCCGACAACGACCATCAGCACGGACACCACAAAGCGGAGTATTTCTCCGCCGTGCTCGAAGGCGTGCTGATCGTCGTTGCCGCGCTCTTGATCCTGAACGAGGTGTGGCATGTCTGGCAGAACCCTCGCGGAATCGAACAACCGGGGCCGGGCCTCGGCGTCAACGCGCTCGCATCGGTGCTGAACGGCATCTGGGCAACGATCCTGATCCGCGCCGGAACCACGGCGCGCTCGCCTGCGCTGGTCGCCGACGGCAAGCACATCATGACGGATGTCATCACCTCCGTCGGCGTGCTGGTGGGCCTGCTCGGTGCCATCGCGACAGGATGGTACTGGCTCGACCCCGCGCTTGCGGCCCTCGTCGCCGTCAACATCCTCTATCAGGGCTGGCACGTGATCGGATCGTCGCTCAGCGGCCTGATGGACAAGGCCGTCGAACCCGCCGAGGCGATTCATATCCGCGACATCATCTCGGCAAATTCAAAGGGTGCGCTCGAAGTGCACGACCTCAAGACACGCATTGCGGGGCGCGCCACCTTCATCGAGTTTCATCTGGTGGTGGATTCGGACATGACCGTCGGCGAAAGCCACGTCATCTGCGACCGCATCGAAGAGGCGCTCAAGGCGGAAGTTCCGAGTGTACGCGTGACGATCCATGTCGAACCGGACGATGAGGCGAAGCTGCCCAAGGGCACCGTCGCCGTGCCGTTTGCGTGA
- the leuA gene encoding 2-isopropylmalate synthase yields MNVPQSIQTATGVAKGMPSASRKYEPYPMVGLRDRTWPEKRIEKAPVWCSVDLRDGNQALIDPMGQERKARMFQLLLDMGFREIEIGFPSASQTDFDFARWCIEEGNVPDNVDLQVLVQCRPELIARTFESLEGAKTPIVHFYNSTSELQRRVVFDKDVNGIKRIATDAAKMITDMAAKAGGGYRFQYSPESFTGTELEVALEICNAVIEIVQPTVENKLIINLPATVEMATPNIYADQIEWMCRQIDSRDRVIISLHPHNDRGTGVAATELGLMAGADRVEGTLFGNGERTGNVDIVNLALNMFTQGVDPELDCSDIPRMKDVYEYSNQLRIAERHPYVGELVYTAFSGSHQDAINKGMRALSKANKELWEVPYLPIDPQDVGRTYEAIIRINSQSGKGGIAYVLQADYGLNLPRNLQIEFSKDIQSITDSEGKEVSSKRIYERFMSVYVDQPGARLKFVDHNTFTDPENKGRRKLEATILDKGKEVTIKGSGTGPIDGFVDALSRYVGVPMSVFDYSEHSMQHGSNAAAISYVEVEHDGKRTFGVGVNTNIVAASLEAIVSAANRIVSKP; encoded by the coding sequence ATGAACGTACCTCAATCCATTCAAACGGCGACAGGCGTCGCAAAGGGAATGCCGAGCGCGTCGCGCAAATATGAACCCTATCCGATGGTGGGGCTGCGGGACCGCACATGGCCGGAGAAGCGGATCGAAAAAGCGCCGGTCTGGTGCTCCGTCGATCTGCGGGACGGCAACCAGGCGCTGATCGACCCGATGGGCCAGGAGCGCAAGGCGCGCATGTTCCAGTTGCTGCTGGACATGGGATTCCGTGAAATCGAGATCGGGTTTCCCTCCGCCTCGCAGACGGATTTTGATTTCGCGCGCTGGTGCATCGAGGAAGGCAATGTGCCCGACAATGTCGACCTGCAGGTCCTCGTGCAATGCCGCCCCGAACTGATCGCGCGTACCTTCGAGTCGCTCGAAGGGGCAAAGACCCCCATCGTCCACTTCTACAACTCCACCAGCGAATTGCAGCGCCGCGTGGTGTTCGACAAGGACGTGAACGGAATCAAGCGGATTGCCACCGACGCGGCAAAGATGATTACCGACATGGCTGCTAAGGCAGGCGGCGGCTATCGCTTCCAGTATTCGCCCGAGAGCTTCACCGGGACCGAGCTGGAGGTCGCGCTGGAGATCTGCAACGCGGTCATCGAGATCGTGCAGCCGACCGTCGAAAACAAGCTCATCATCAACCTGCCCGCGACCGTGGAGATGGCGACGCCGAACATCTATGCCGACCAGATCGAATGGATGTGCCGCCAGATCGACAGCCGCGACAGGGTCATCATCTCGCTGCACCCGCACAACGACCGGGGAACCGGCGTCGCGGCCACGGAACTCGGCCTGATGGCGGGCGCGGACCGCGTGGAAGGCACGCTGTTCGGCAATGGTGAGCGCACGGGCAATGTGGACATCGTCAACCTGGCGCTCAACATGTTCACGCAGGGCGTGGACCCGGAACTGGATTGTTCAGACATTCCGCGCATGAAGGACGTCTACGAGTATTCAAATCAGTTGCGCATCGCCGAGCGCCATCCTTACGTGGGCGAACTGGTCTACACGGCCTTCTCGGGCTCGCATCAGGACGCCATCAACAAGGGCATGAGGGCGCTTTCTAAAGCCAACAAGGAATTGTGGGAGGTGCCCTACCTGCCCATCGACCCGCAGGATGTAGGCCGCACATATGAGGCGATCATCCGCATCAACTCGCAGTCGGGCAAGGGCGGCATCGCCTATGTGCTTCAGGCCGACTACGGACTGAACCTGCCGCGCAACCTCCAGATCGAATTCTCGAAGGATATCCAGTCCATCACCGACTCGGAAGGCAAGGAAGTCTCCTCGAAGCGCATTTATGAGCGCTTCATGAGCGTCTATGTCGACCAGCCCGGCGCGAGGTTGAAGTTCGTGGATCACAACACCTTCACCGACCCGGAAAACAAGGGCCGGAGGAAGCTCGAGGCGACGATTCTCGACAAGGGCAAGGAAGTGACGATCAAGGGTTCGGGAACGGGACCGATCGATGGTTTCGTCGATGCGCTCTCGCGCTATGTCGGCGTGCCGATGTCGGTGTTCGACTACTCGGAGCATTCGATGCAGCACGGCTCTAACGCCGCCGCGATCAGCTATGTCGAGGTCGAGCACGACGGAAAGCGGACATTCGGCGTGGGCGTCAACACGAACATCGTCGCCGCATCGCTGGAGGCCATCGTCTCCGCCGCCAACCGCATAGTTTCGAAGCCATGA